From Marivirga harenae, one genomic window encodes:
- the aroQ gene encoding type II 3-dehydroquinate dehydratase — translation MDKKKIIIINGPNLNLLGKREPEIYGASGFEEYFLQLQKHNPDLVLEYYQSNIEGKLVNRIQETDGKYDGIILNAAAYTHTSVAIHDAIGAISVPVLEVHISNIYKREEFRHKSIISSKCIGMISGLGLKGYQLGLEYFKTMKRKK, via the coding sequence ATGGATAAAAAGAAAATCATTATTATCAATGGTCCAAATTTAAACCTTTTAGGCAAAAGAGAACCTGAAATTTATGGTGCTTCCGGCTTTGAGGAGTATTTCTTGCAATTGCAAAAACACAATCCTGATTTGGTGCTCGAGTATTACCAATCAAATATTGAAGGGAAATTAGTGAATAGAATTCAAGAGACTGATGGCAAATATGACGGCATTATTCTTAATGCAGCTGCATATACACATACCTCGGTGGCAATTCATGATGCTATTGGGGCTATTTCAGTACCTGTATTGGAAGTTCATATCTCCAACATCTACAAAAGGGAAGAATTCAGACATAAAAGTATCATTTCATCTAAATGCATTGGAATGATTTCTGGACTTGGTCTAAAAGGATATCAATTGGGATTAGAGTACTTTAAAACTATGAAAAGAAAAAAATGA
- a CDS encoding REP-associated tyrosine transposase produces the protein MSRKYKFHNKEGLYFVSFATVYWIDLMVREQYFSILIDSLDYCRKNKGMEIYCYCIMPSHLHLIFRAKENNPEKVLGRFKEFTSKQLQASINENIQESRKEWMLWMFKRAGSKSSNVKSSQLWQHNNKPIELYSNAVIDQKVNYIHQNPVVAGFVYEAHHWKHSSAIDYSGGKGVLEIDFVN, from the coding sequence ATGAGCAGAAAGTACAAATTTCATAATAAAGAAGGTCTGTATTTCGTAAGTTTTGCCACAGTATATTGGATTGATTTGATGGTACGGGAACAGTATTTTTCAATCCTTATTGATAGCTTGGATTACTGTAGAAAAAATAAAGGAATGGAAATTTATTGTTATTGTATTATGCCAAGCCATTTACATTTGATTTTCAGAGCCAAAGAAAATAACCCGGAAAAAGTTTTAGGAAGGTTTAAAGAATTTACCTCCAAGCAATTGCAAGCATCCATAAATGAAAATATACAAGAAAGTAGAAAGGAATGGATGCTTTGGATGTTTAAAAGGGCTGGTTCAAAGAGCAGTAATGTGAAAAGCAGTCAATTGTGGCAACATAATAATAAACCTATAGAATTGTACAGTAATGCTGTGATCGATCAAAAAGTTAATTACATTCATCAGAATCCAGTAGTTGCAGGTTTTGTATATGAGGCTCATCATTGGAAACATAGTAGTGCTATTGATTATAGTGGTGGTAAAGGTGTTTTGGAAATTGATTTTGTAAATTAG
- a CDS encoding serine hydrolase, which yields MMEKESIAKNLVYYRKQQGLSQERLSEKSSVTVRTIQRIEKASVNPHLDTLKLLAVGLGIQLEDLKPLDNPKEESIQTKWLLLFHGLPLLGVVVPFFNIFTTLFLWVHKREDNPIYDLHGRKIINYNISITLIFIIAFIALLTVEGYGFLFFVSVVPINFAIIIFNMFYVVNKQKCYYPFAVPFLSLKRKAKHVLIALLVIFSSCSAPTEHVITRLDGSKLTLDSLEQKVKLLIRKAEVHGLNMAILENNKVSYQNSFGYKNFEDKTVLTDTTSIYGASLSKAVFSVLVMKLVEAGVIDLDTPLESYLPKKIYQYEPQTRWHDDYSDLENDTLYHKITARMCLSHTSGFPNWRWFEADKKLRVKFEPGEKYLYSGEGMVYLQVVIEKITGKGLEELAQEKIFTLLEMDNSSFQWQTQYEADFAYGHNKKGELYQKDKDNEPRGPSTLETTASDYALFLEAVLNKKLLSHQSWNEILQPQTRIKSKRQFGPLSNEITDEYDVIQLSYGLGFGLFKTPYGWAAFKEGHGNGFQHYFILFPKTKSGVMLMTNSDNGESIFKYLLELSIKDTFTPWRWENYLPYDHEI from the coding sequence ATGATGGAAAAAGAAAGTATCGCAAAAAACTTAGTTTACTATCGTAAACAACAAGGATTATCACAAGAAAGGCTATCGGAAAAGTCGAGTGTCACAGTAAGAACAATCCAAAGAATCGAGAAAGCTTCTGTTAATCCGCATCTCGACACCCTTAAATTATTGGCAGTCGGATTGGGAATTCAACTAGAAGATTTAAAGCCTTTAGATAACCCAAAAGAAGAAAGCATTCAAACAAAATGGCTATTGCTCTTTCATGGTTTGCCACTATTAGGAGTAGTAGTTCCTTTCTTCAATATCTTTACGACTTTGTTCCTATGGGTACATAAGCGAGAAGACAATCCAATCTATGATTTACATGGTAGAAAAATCATTAACTATAACATTTCAATTACCCTAATTTTTATCATTGCATTTATTGCACTACTAACTGTGGAAGGTTATGGCTTCCTTTTCTTTGTAAGCGTTGTACCGATCAATTTTGCCATCATCATTTTTAATATGTTTTATGTGGTGAATAAACAAAAATGCTATTACCCTTTCGCAGTCCCTTTTCTTTCACTCAAAAGAAAAGCAAAACATGTTCTAATCGCACTGCTAGTTATATTTTCTTCCTGTTCAGCTCCTACTGAGCATGTCATAACTCGCTTAGATGGAAGCAAACTAACCCTTGACTCACTGGAACAAAAGGTAAAGCTCCTCATAAGAAAAGCTGAAGTCCACGGTTTAAATATGGCCATTTTAGAAAACAATAAGGTTTCCTATCAAAATTCATTTGGCTACAAAAACTTTGAGGATAAGACCGTTTTAACTGACACCACCAGTATTTACGGGGCATCCCTAAGCAAGGCTGTATTTAGTGTTTTGGTCATGAAATTAGTAGAGGCAGGCGTTATAGACTTGGACACTCCCTTGGAATCATACTTGCCCAAAAAGATCTACCAATATGAGCCACAAACCCGTTGGCATGATGACTATTCAGATTTAGAAAATGATACGCTCTACCATAAAATCACCGCAAGAATGTGCTTATCCCACACTTCTGGCTTCCCAAATTGGAGATGGTTTGAAGCTGATAAAAAGCTGAGAGTTAAATTTGAACCTGGAGAAAAGTATCTCTACTCTGGTGAAGGCATGGTATATCTCCAAGTAGTCATTGAAAAAATTACAGGAAAAGGATTAGAAGAATTGGCTCAAGAAAAAATCTTTACCCTTTTAGAAATGGACAACTCCAGCTTTCAATGGCAAACCCAATATGAAGCAGATTTTGCTTATGGGCATAACAAAAAGGGCGAACTGTATCAAAAAGACAAGGACAATGAGCCCAGAGGTCCCAGCACCTTAGAAACTACCGCATCAGATTATGCTTTATTTCTAGAAGCAGTTTTAAATAAAAAGCTCTTGAGTCATCAAAGCTGGAATGAAATTCTACAACCTCAAACCCGAATTAAATCTAAAAGACAATTCGGACCACTCTCCAATGAAATAACTGATGAATATGATGTCATTCAGCTTTCCTATGGATTAGGCTTTGGATTATTTAAAACACCTTATGGATGGGCAGCATTTAAGGAAGGGCATGGCAATGGTTTTCAACACTATTTCATTCTGTTTCCAAAAACAAAAAGCGGAGTTATGCTCATGACTAATAGTGATAATGGGGAGAGTATTTTTAAATATCTATTAGAATTATCTATTAAGGATACTTTTACTCCTTGGAGGTGGGAAAACTACCTTCCGTATGATCATGAAATATGA
- a CDS encoding ligand-binding sensor domain-containing protein, whose amino-acid sequence MITNSNKTKRNLRDASSESNLLSKIIVILVLILLSGHESLCQFYPAKLYSVRDGMPTNAIYDITQSPDGTLWFMTSKGVAEYNSLDWKLYPDSLQLPNSPYSFIRALDDGSIWVAGQNSEGFTINYLKNEKWHSIKTEAIDKVKSKFTFDVKMKQKGYQLVIGNQNYLQILNTSEDKLERVLLPTTKSAEIYSVSFREDKIYIPSSEGLFVFDETIKSHEVTKLLGSKKEILQITWHNNHLYLLGKNWLGHYKNDQLVYLSKNTGVNNISQFNKHNLTIDQFGRIFFSSMSSARFLDPATGKSEILFVNGRIFNAKSNKIFVDDENNIWVGDHRGLFKFNVLRFQNYNENIGLADDEVTAISEYQDQLVLANKAYLNFLEQGDIKKKIPVNYEVGIRILDIAYDGQNVLYMATNSAGLQVYNGTKVANIKLPKLQENRITTVEFIDDKLFFASMDALFSYEGGQITKEVSVSGIRNIKDLSADSIAAVSTNNGLYLYHPKTKELKHITSKSLNYRNVYDICSWNGQYFVGTNGGLAIIKNNEIIPYFTTEKLNRVAIYSVFVSTNNKLWIGTNEGVFIWDEEKLVNYNRSHGLIGDEINRNAFLQINKKKVWIGTELGASVYDYSKDISMEIIPNLKITKASTLNGQSLKEDSNILNYDDNTIEFQFIGVSFFDENQVKYRYKLVGFDNKYLYINNPNSNSIRYTNLPPNDYEFLVEASIDSNHWSNPKSISFTIEKPFYSTYWFLISLALLIIIILYSVYRIRFNIILRNQKKLKKEVSQRTQEIQRMNDEIQAQNEELMSQSEEIATNNERLEEVVQDRTQKLQEQNERLSRYAFMNSHELRGPICRMIGLLNVLKITKPKEQQKILDLIQATGFELDAITRKINQTLDSGDLSEAYESYSIENINAEIKANKESKK is encoded by the coding sequence TTGATTACTAATTCAAATAAAACTAAAAGAAATCTTAGAGACGCGAGTAGTGAGTCTAATCTGCTATCTAAAATAATAGTTATTTTAGTTTTGATTTTGTTGTCAGGTCATGAGAGCTTGTGTCAATTCTACCCAGCAAAATTGTATTCCGTTCGTGATGGAATGCCTACAAATGCTATTTATGACATCACCCAATCTCCAGATGGGACCTTGTGGTTCATGACTTCTAAAGGTGTTGCCGAATATAACTCGCTTGACTGGAAACTTTACCCCGACAGTCTCCAGCTTCCTAACTCCCCTTATTCTTTCATTAGAGCACTTGATGATGGGTCAATTTGGGTTGCGGGCCAGAACAGTGAAGGTTTTACGATTAATTATTTGAAAAATGAAAAATGGCATTCAATTAAGACTGAAGCGATCGATAAAGTAAAAAGTAAGTTCACTTTTGATGTTAAAATGAAACAGAAGGGTTACCAATTGGTAATAGGCAATCAAAATTATCTACAGATATTAAATACCTCAGAGGATAAATTGGAGAGAGTTCTGTTACCCACTACTAAATCCGCTGAAATCTACTCGGTCTCTTTTCGTGAGGATAAAATTTACATTCCTAGTTCTGAAGGGCTATTTGTATTTGACGAAACTATAAAGTCACATGAAGTGACTAAGCTTTTAGGCTCGAAAAAAGAAATTCTTCAAATTACATGGCACAATAATCACTTATATCTTTTGGGTAAGAATTGGCTAGGACATTATAAAAACGATCAACTGGTGTATTTAAGCAAGAATACTGGGGTCAACAATATTAGTCAATTCAATAAGCATAATTTAACCATTGACCAGTTTGGAAGGATATTTTTTAGCAGTATGAGTTCTGCACGCTTTTTAGATCCTGCAACAGGTAAAAGCGAAATCTTGTTCGTGAACGGTCGGATTTTCAATGCAAAGAGTAATAAGATTTTTGTAGATGACGAAAACAATATCTGGGTTGGAGATCATCGTGGGCTTTTCAAGTTTAATGTATTAAGATTCCAAAATTACAATGAGAATATCGGATTAGCTGATGACGAAGTTACTGCTATCTCCGAGTATCAAGATCAACTAGTTTTAGCTAATAAAGCCTATTTGAACTTTTTAGAACAAGGGGACATCAAGAAAAAAATCCCTGTAAACTATGAAGTAGGCATTAGAATACTTGACATTGCATATGATGGTCAAAACGTATTGTACATGGCCACCAATTCAGCTGGTTTACAAGTATATAATGGCACTAAGGTAGCTAATATTAAATTACCAAAGCTTCAGGAAAATAGGATAACTACCGTGGAGTTTATCGATGACAAATTGTTTTTTGCTAGCATGGATGCTTTGTTTTCATATGAGGGAGGACAAATAACAAAAGAGGTTTCTGTATCTGGAATTAGAAACATTAAAGATTTAAGTGCCGATAGTATTGCTGCCGTTAGTACAAACAATGGTTTGTATTTGTACCACCCTAAAACAAAGGAGCTAAAACACATCACGTCTAAATCTCTCAATTATCGAAACGTATATGATATCTGTAGCTGGAATGGCCAATACTTTGTTGGTACAAATGGTGGATTGGCAATAATTAAAAACAATGAGATTATTCCCTATTTCACAACTGAGAAATTAAATAGAGTTGCAATTTATAGTGTATTTGTAAGTACAAATAATAAATTATGGATAGGGACCAACGAAGGTGTATTTATATGGGATGAGGAAAAACTAGTTAATTACAATCGTTCGCACGGACTAATTGGTGATGAAATAAATAGAAATGCCTTTCTTCAAATCAATAAGAAGAAAGTTTGGATAGGAACTGAGTTGGGTGCTTCTGTTTATGATTACAGCAAAGACATCAGTATGGAGATTATTCCGAATCTAAAAATAACCAAAGCATCTACATTAAACGGCCAGTCCTTAAAAGAAGACAGTAATATTTTAAATTATGATGACAACACTATTGAATTTCAGTTTATAGGAGTATCATTTTTTGACGAAAATCAAGTAAAGTATCGATATAAGTTAGTGGGATTTGATAATAAGTACCTCTATATAAATAATCCAAATTCAAATTCTATTCGGTATACTAATTTGCCCCCCAATGATTATGAATTTCTAGTGGAAGCTAGCATTGATTCTAACCATTGGAGTAATCCAAAAAGCATAAGTTTCACTATTGAGAAACCCTTTTATTCGACCTACTGGTTCTTGATTTCTTTGGCCCTACTTATTATCATCATTCTTTATTCAGTTTACAGAATCCGCTTTAATATAATACTCCGAAATCAGAAAAAGCTTAAAAAAGAGGTTAGTCAAAGAACCCAGGAAATTCAACGGATGAATGACGAAATTCAAGCTCAAAATGAAGAGCTAATGAGTCAAAGTGAAGAAATAGCTACCAATAATGAGCGACTAGAAGAGGTAGTTCAAGACCGAACTCAAAAACTGCAAGAGCAGAATGAGCGCCTATCACGTTACGCTTTTATGAATTCCCATGAATTAAGAGGGCCAATATGCAGAATGATTGGCTTATTAAATGTCCTAAAAATCACAAAACCAAAGGAGCAACAAAAAATATTGGATCTGATACAAGCAACAGGATTTGAACTTGATGCTATAACAAGAAAAATAAATCAAACGCTGGATAGTGGAGATTTAAGCGAGGCATATGAATCATATAGTATAGAAAATATTAATGCTGAAATCAAAGCTAATAAAGAATCGAAAAAGTGA
- a CDS encoding FMN-binding glutamate synthase family protein, with the protein MGDREFIQSGTTGPRLKYLSKFFNSYTSAWIISALLVTATYGYFFQSEYLQESGPWKLALTLGGEFILALILTGFITLFIYDKRQTSTPIQRVFPVVIWGRKFLVKVGPLLRQYLFSNDQEETPYNRITRNWIYATSAGVSNTIGFGSQIDMDKVGTTLIMPATFTNTKTKTGDETGQFYKKVIGEHTGVQTYTLNHFVHISAMSYGALSYNAHAALSKGAKLAGILHNTGEGSLAPCHEYGGADLVFQIGTAKYGIRTEDGDMDDNLLKEMADHPQVKMFEIKLAQGAKPGKGGMLLKEKITAEIAQIRKIPMGKDAYAPARHKEFSDVAGLFDFIDKVRKITNKPVGIKMVIGHTVEIEDIAKKMKDEPGRGPDYMVIDGGDGGTGASPHVLSSYAGLPMKQAVAVADWALRHNGVRDKVVLFASGKIATTIDIAVAMALGADAVYIARGFMLSLGCIQALECHTNACPTGIATQNKRLQKALDIEAAAKRIATYADALYKETQMLAESCGYESPNQITADDIMVVTSPGHLDYLSELQGISAFEASQERRLAKEKNMSVGEMKMRREEV; encoded by the coding sequence ATGGGCGATCGCGAATTTATTCAATCAGGCACAACAGGGCCACGTCTGAAATACCTTTCTAAATTTTTCAATAGCTACACGAGCGCTTGGATAATTTCAGCCCTATTAGTAACTGCTACCTACGGATACTTTTTTCAATCGGAATACCTGCAAGAATCAGGTCCATGGAAATTAGCATTGACTTTAGGGGGTGAATTCATTCTTGCACTCATATTGACGGGATTCATTACTTTATTTATTTACGATAAAAGGCAAACCTCTACTCCTATTCAACGTGTTTTTCCAGTGGTCATATGGGGTCGAAAATTTCTTGTGAAAGTAGGTCCATTACTGCGACAATACCTATTTTCTAATGACCAAGAGGAAACACCTTATAATAGAATCACCAGAAACTGGATATATGCGACTTCAGCAGGAGTTAGTAACACCATTGGCTTTGGTAGCCAAATAGACATGGATAAAGTAGGGACTACGCTTATAATGCCCGCCACATTTACCAATACCAAAACTAAGACAGGAGATGAAACAGGTCAATTTTATAAAAAAGTAATTGGTGAGCATACGGGAGTTCAAACCTATACTTTAAATCATTTTGTACATATCAGTGCCATGTCTTACGGAGCTCTTTCTTACAATGCTCATGCTGCTTTGAGTAAAGGAGCTAAGTTGGCAGGAATACTTCATAATACTGGTGAAGGATCATTAGCCCCTTGCCATGAATATGGTGGAGCAGATTTAGTATTCCAGATTGGAACAGCTAAATACGGAATCAGAACAGAAGATGGGGATATGGATGACAATTTATTGAAAGAAATGGCCGATCATCCCCAGGTGAAAATGTTTGAAATCAAGCTTGCACAAGGAGCCAAACCGGGTAAAGGTGGTATGTTGCTGAAAGAAAAGATCACAGCCGAAATAGCTCAAATAAGAAAAATCCCAATGGGAAAAGATGCCTATGCACCTGCAAGGCACAAAGAATTCTCTGATGTAGCTGGACTTTTTGACTTTATAGATAAAGTGCGGAAAATCACCAATAAACCTGTGGGCATAAAAATGGTGATAGGTCATACTGTAGAGATTGAAGATATAGCCAAAAAAATGAAAGATGAGCCAGGCAGGGGACCTGATTATATGGTTATTGATGGCGGAGATGGCGGTACAGGTGCCTCCCCGCATGTTTTGAGTTCTTATGCAGGCTTACCTATGAAGCAAGCAGTAGCCGTAGCTGACTGGGCTTTAAGACACAATGGCGTAAGAGATAAAGTAGTGCTTTTTGCTAGCGGTAAAATCGCTACTACCATCGATATTGCCGTTGCCATGGCCTTAGGAGCTGATGCCGTTTACATTGCCAGAGGCTTCATGCTTTCATTAGGCTGTATTCAAGCCTTAGAATGCCATACAAACGCGTGCCCTACAGGCATAGCAACTCAAAACAAGCGCTTACAAAAAGCCTTGGATATAGAAGCCGCAGCCAAAAGGATTGCCACCTATGCTGATGCGCTCTATAAAGAAACTCAAATGCTTGCTGAATCATGTGGTTATGAAAGCCCTAATCAAATTACAGCCGATGATATCATGGTCGTCACTTCCCCTGGTCATTTAGATTATCTTTCAGAATTGCAAGGTATTTCAGCTTTTGAGGCCAGCCAGGAAAGAAGATTGGCTAAAGAAAAAAACATGAGTGTTGGAGAAATGAAGATGAGGCGAGAAGAGGTTTGA
- the xerD gene encoding site-specific tyrosine recombinase XerD, whose product MAWDIFLSEYKNYLQLERSLAENSVAAYVHDVLKLKQFLDISNRNVGPLEVSATDLHDFLEYVNELGMTVHTQARVVSGIKGFFKYLLFEDIIAENPAELLEAPKLGRKLPDVLSLDEIDCIINSIDRSTSNGQRDRTMLEVLYSSGLRVSELVGLKISNTYFDIGFLRIIGKGSKERLVPMGKSAAKQLKIYINEVRIHQQPKPEAKDFVFLNRFGGSISRVSVFTMIKKQVVMAGLRKKVSPHTFRHSFATHLIEGGADLRAVQEMLGHESITTTEIYTHLDRDFLSQTLKEFHPRA is encoded by the coding sequence ATGGCTTGGGACATATTTTTATCTGAATACAAAAATTATTTGCAATTGGAACGTTCACTAGCAGAAAACTCTGTTGCTGCTTATGTACATGATGTCTTAAAGCTAAAACAGTTTTTGGATATCTCCAATCGAAATGTTGGACCACTGGAAGTTTCTGCCACAGATTTACATGATTTTTTAGAATATGTAAATGAACTGGGGATGACAGTGCATACTCAAGCTAGAGTCGTCTCAGGCATAAAAGGATTTTTCAAGTATCTTTTGTTTGAAGATATTATTGCTGAGAATCCTGCTGAGTTGTTGGAAGCACCGAAACTGGGTAGAAAATTACCAGATGTGCTAAGTCTTGATGAAATTGATTGTATTATTAATTCAATTGATAGAAGTACTTCAAATGGCCAAAGGGACAGAACAATGCTTGAGGTTTTGTATTCGTCAGGATTGAGGGTCAGTGAATTGGTGGGATTGAAAATATCGAATACCTATTTTGATATCGGCTTTTTGAGGATAATTGGGAAAGGGAGTAAAGAAAGATTGGTTCCCATGGGGAAATCTGCAGCCAAGCAATTGAAAATTTATATCAACGAAGTGAGAATTCATCAACAGCCAAAACCAGAGGCAAAGGATTTTGTATTCCTAAATCGATTTGGAGGTTCAATAAGTCGTGTTTCCGTATTTACAATGATTAAAAAACAAGTAGTGATGGCAGGATTGAGAAAAAAGGTAAGTCCACATACTTTTCGGCATTCATTTGCTACTCATTTGATTGAAGGCGGGGCCGATCTTAGGGCGGTGCAAGAAATGTTGGGGCATGAATCCATCACCACTACTGAGATTTACACCCATCTGGATAGAGATTTCTTAAGTCAGACTTTGAAGGAATTTCACCCTAGAGCTTGA
- a CDS encoding methylglyoxal synthase, whose amino-acid sequence MKIAIIAHDGKKPEMVSFLNKNKDKLKEIELVATGTTGKYVENTGLNVEKLLSGPIGGDAQIAALSAEKKLEMVLFFRDPLGKHPHEPDVQMLMRICDVHNIPIATNPATAQLLIDAFWRKQMD is encoded by the coding sequence ATGAAAATCGCTATAATTGCCCATGATGGAAAAAAGCCCGAGATGGTTTCTTTCCTGAACAAAAATAAAGATAAACTGAAGGAAATTGAATTGGTAGCCACTGGAACAACTGGTAAATATGTGGAAAATACAGGCTTAAATGTAGAAAAACTACTTTCTGGCCCAATTGGCGGAGATGCACAAATAGCCGCACTTTCAGCGGAAAAGAAATTGGAAATGGTACTTTTTTTCAGAGATCCATTAGGCAAACACCCACACGAACCTGATGTGCAAATGTTAATGAGAATTTGCGATGTCCATAATATCCCTATTGCCACTAATCCAGCTACAGCGCAATTGCTCATTGATGCTTTTTGGCGTAAACAAATGGACTAA